The following are encoded in a window of Streptomyces sp. Go-475 genomic DNA:
- a CDS encoding MFS transporter: protein MGAAMRRIHVGNALSAFGLGFTVPYLYVYVAQVRGLGAMTAGLVLAVFAVAALVVLPFAGRAIVRRGPLPVLLAALVAAALGALSLGIASSAAAVLVSASLLGAGQAVMQPALATMIVDCSSAETRSRAFALQFFLQNLGLGVGGLIGGHLVDASSAASFTLLFAIEAAMFLLLVVVMTTVRMPHAPRIEGAPVASGRGGWKQLMGNRAMVQLCVLGFVLFFACYGQFESGLSAYGVEAAGISTSALGTALAANTLMIVVAQFAVLRFVERRRRSRVIAAVGLIWAVAWAVAGYAGLGHGSQEMATAAFVSTYALFGLGEAMLSPTVAPLVADLAPEGMAGQYNSAFALVKQLALAVGPAVGGPLGASLHAPYIVAFLVFSLGITVLAVRLGRQLTDVQDHPWRARSRVVARGGAPVSADV from the coding sequence ATGGGCGCAGCGATGCGCCGGATCCACGTGGGCAACGCACTCAGCGCGTTCGGGCTCGGCTTCACGGTCCCGTATCTGTACGTCTATGTGGCGCAGGTGCGGGGGCTGGGAGCCATGACGGCGGGTCTCGTGCTCGCCGTCTTCGCTGTGGCCGCGCTGGTGGTGCTGCCGTTCGCCGGGCGGGCCATCGTCCGGCGTGGCCCGCTGCCGGTGCTGCTCGCCGCCCTGGTCGCCGCCGCTCTGGGTGCGTTGAGTCTGGGGATCGCGAGCAGTGCGGCGGCCGTGCTGGTGTCGGCTTCCCTGCTGGGGGCCGGGCAGGCCGTGATGCAGCCGGCGCTGGCGACGATGATCGTGGACTGCTCCAGCGCGGAGACGCGGTCCCGGGCCTTCGCCCTGCAGTTCTTCCTGCAGAACCTCGGGCTCGGGGTGGGTGGTCTCATCGGCGGCCATCTGGTCGACGCGTCCAGTGCCGCGTCCTTCACTCTGCTCTTCGCGATCGAGGCGGCGATGTTCCTGCTGCTGGTCGTGGTGATGACGACCGTGCGGATGCCGCACGCGCCGCGGATCGAGGGCGCCCCCGTGGCATCGGGGCGGGGCGGCTGGAAGCAGCTGATGGGCAACCGGGCCATGGTGCAGCTGTGTGTGCTGGGCTTCGTGCTGTTCTTCGCCTGCTACGGGCAGTTCGAGTCGGGGCTGAGCGCGTACGGGGTGGAGGCCGCCGGGATATCGACGTCCGCGCTGGGGACCGCGCTGGCCGCCAACACGTTGATGATCGTCGTCGCGCAGTTCGCCGTGCTGCGGTTCGTGGAGCGGCGTCGGCGGTCACGGGTGATCGCGGCCGTGGGGCTGATCTGGGCGGTGGCATGGGCCGTCGCCGGATACGCGGGGCTCGGGCACGGCAGCCAGGAGATGGCGACGGCCGCGTTCGTGTCGACGTACGCGCTGTTCGGGCTGGGCGAGGCGATGCTGTCGCCGACCGTGGCCCCGCTGGTCGCCGATCTGGCGCCGGAGGGGATGGCCGGGCAGTACAACTCCGCCTTCGCCCTGGTGAAGCAGCTCGCGCTGGCCGTCGGGCCGGCGGTGGGCGGGCCGCTGGGGGCCTCGCTGCACGCGCCGTACATCGTGGCGTTCCTGGTGTTCTCCCTGGGGATCACGGTGCTTGCCGTGCGGTTGGGGCGGCAGCTGACCGACGTGCAGGATCATCCGTGGCGGGCGAGGAGCCGGGTCGTGGCGCGGGGCGGCGCTCCCGTTTCCGCGGACGTCTGA
- a CDS encoding SpoIIE family protein phosphatase, with amino-acid sequence MNFTRWSARLPGTQRRAAARTEQTASPDRRGEGSVPAARAEQLTDETPSVPAVDELRVREVLDRVPSLVALVHGPDHRIAYVNDAYTTAFGVRPLGERAREALPELDALGLFPLLDQVLRSGKPRTVKSRKAPDGRSYTFTCTPVAERDGTSGTDGRGVLVFATDVTDHAEAAERLRASERRQRETAVTLQRSLLPQELEQPDDLRIAATYHPGGTEAAVGGDWYDVITLGGGRTALVIGDVMGRGVRAAAVMGQLRTAVRAYARLDLPPHEVLQLLDGLAAEIDANQIATCAYAVHDPNEGKLVYASAGHLPILVRDENGTVLRAEEPTGPPLGTGGWMHTSGSIPLSPGSTAVLYTDGLVERRDADLDEGIAALERALAGATGTPQVVCDRLVRSAGVTPDHDDDVAVLVLQHPARTGPEGELFRNAALELLGGVEAAPRARAFASGVLTSWRFPADLHDLGVLATSELVANSLQHGTPPMRLRLRRTDRRLIIEVTDGDDHLPRRRRAEPGDESGRGIAIVATIASNWGCRRTPGGGKAVWCEFALPRTQAP; translated from the coding sequence GTGAACTTCACGCGCTGGAGCGCCCGGCTCCCCGGAACGCAGCGCCGCGCCGCAGCGCGGACCGAGCAGACGGCCTCCCCGGACCGGCGGGGGGAAGGCTCCGTACCCGCCGCCCGCGCCGAACAACTGACCGACGAGACTCCGTCCGTACCCGCCGTCGACGAGCTGCGGGTGCGCGAGGTCCTCGACCGCGTCCCCTCCCTCGTCGCCCTGGTCCACGGCCCCGACCACCGCATCGCCTACGTCAACGACGCCTACACCACCGCCTTCGGCGTACGCCCCCTGGGCGAACGCGCCCGCGAGGCCCTCCCCGAACTCGACGCGCTCGGCCTGTTCCCCCTCCTGGACCAGGTCCTGCGCAGCGGCAAGCCCCGCACGGTGAAGTCCCGCAAGGCCCCCGACGGCCGCTCCTACACCTTCACCTGCACCCCGGTCGCGGAACGCGACGGCACCTCCGGCACCGACGGCCGCGGCGTCCTCGTCTTCGCCACGGACGTCACCGACCACGCCGAAGCCGCCGAACGCCTGCGCGCCAGCGAACGCCGCCAACGCGAAACGGCCGTCACCCTCCAGCGCTCCCTGCTCCCCCAGGAGCTCGAACAGCCGGACGACCTGCGCATCGCCGCCACCTACCACCCCGGCGGCACGGAAGCGGCCGTCGGCGGCGACTGGTACGACGTCATCACCCTCGGCGGCGGCCGCACGGCCCTGGTCATCGGCGACGTCATGGGCCGCGGCGTCCGCGCGGCGGCGGTCATGGGCCAGCTCCGCACGGCGGTCCGCGCCTACGCCCGCCTCGACCTGCCCCCGCACGAGGTCCTCCAGCTCCTCGACGGCCTGGCGGCCGAGATCGACGCCAACCAGATCGCCACGTGCGCGTACGCCGTCCACGACCCGAACGAGGGCAAACTCGTCTACGCCTCGGCCGGCCACCTCCCCATCCTGGTCCGCGACGAGAACGGCACGGTCCTGCGCGCCGAGGAACCCACCGGCCCCCCGCTCGGCACCGGCGGCTGGATGCACACCTCAGGCTCGATCCCCCTCAGCCCCGGCTCGACGGCCGTCCTCTACACGGACGGCCTGGTGGAGCGCCGCGACGCCGACCTGGACGAGGGCATCGCCGCCCTGGAGCGCGCCCTGGCCGGCGCCACCGGCACGCCCCAGGTCGTCTGCGACCGCCTGGTCCGCTCGGCCGGCGTGACCCCCGACCACGACGACGACGTGGCCGTCCTGGTCCTCCAGCACCCCGCCCGCACCGGCCCCGAGGGCGAGCTGTTCCGCAACGCCGCCCTTGAGCTGCTCGGCGGAGTGGAAGCGGCCCCACGCGCGCGTGCCTTCGCCTCCGGCGTCCTGACCAGCTGGCGCTTCCCCGCCGACCTGCACGACCTGGGCGTCCTGGCCACCAGCGAACTGGTCGCCAACTCCCTCCAGCACGGCACCCCACCGATGCGCCTGCGCCTGCGCCGCACGGACAGACGCCTGATCATCGAGGTCACCGACGGCGACGACCACCTCCCCAGACGCCGCCGCGCGGAACCGGGCGACGAGTCGGGCCGGGGCATCGCCATCGTCGCGACGATCGCCTCGAACTGGGGCTGCCGCCGCACACCGGGCGGCGGCAAGGCGGTGTGGTGCGAGTTCGCCCTGCCGCGCACGCAGGCGCCCTAG
- a CDS encoding NAD(P)/FAD-dependent oxidoreductase: MVKERARILVVGGGYVGMYTALRLQRRLKRELQRGEVEITVVTPDPYMTYQPFLPEAAAGAISPRHVVVPLRRVLDRCHVVIGEATAVDHAKRTATITTLATEEEGTGGRRLPYDQLVLAPGSVSRTLPVPGLADHGIGFKTVEEAIGLRNHVIEQMDIASSTRDPAIRDAALTFVFVGGGFAGVEALGELEDMARYAARYYHNVQPEDMKWILVEASDRVLPEVGEEMGRYTVTELRRRNIDVRLRTRLESCADRVAVLSDGARFPTRTVVWTAGVKPHPVLAATDLPRNDRGRLRCTPELSIEGTTRAWAAGDAAAVPDVTAGEPGRECAPNAQHALRQARVLADNIVHTLRGEPLETYAHAYAGSVASLGLHKGVAHVYGRKLKGYPAWFMHRAYHLSRVPTFNRKARVLAEWTLAGLFKREIVSLGSLEHPRAEFELAAGGKPSQDPPDNPKGSS, translated from the coding sequence CTGCAGCGCCGCCTGAAACGGGAACTGCAACGGGGCGAGGTGGAGATCACGGTCGTCACCCCCGACCCGTACATGACCTACCAGCCGTTCCTCCCCGAGGCCGCCGCCGGCGCCATCTCGCCCCGCCACGTCGTCGTACCGCTGCGGCGGGTCCTCGACCGGTGCCACGTCGTCATCGGCGAGGCCACCGCCGTCGACCACGCGAAACGCACCGCCACCATCACCACCCTCGCCACCGAGGAGGAGGGCACCGGCGGGCGGCGGCTGCCCTACGACCAGCTCGTCCTCGCCCCCGGCTCCGTCTCGCGCACCCTGCCGGTCCCCGGCCTCGCCGACCACGGCATCGGCTTCAAGACCGTCGAGGAGGCCATCGGCCTGCGCAACCACGTCATCGAGCAGATGGACATCGCCTCCTCCACCCGCGACCCCGCGATCCGCGACGCGGCCCTCACCTTCGTCTTCGTCGGCGGCGGCTTCGCCGGTGTGGAGGCCCTCGGCGAACTGGAGGACATGGCCCGCTACGCCGCGCGCTACTACCACAACGTCCAGCCCGAGGACATGAAGTGGATCCTCGTCGAGGCCTCGGACCGCGTCCTGCCCGAGGTCGGCGAGGAGATGGGCCGCTACACCGTCACCGAACTGCGCCGCCGCAACATCGACGTCCGTCTCCGGACCCGCCTGGAGTCCTGCGCCGACCGGGTCGCGGTCCTCAGCGACGGCGCCCGCTTCCCGACCCGTACGGTCGTCTGGACGGCCGGCGTGAAACCCCACCCGGTGCTCGCCGCCACCGACCTGCCGCGCAACGACCGCGGACGCCTCAGGTGCACGCCCGAACTGTCGATCGAGGGCACCACGCGCGCGTGGGCGGCCGGAGACGCCGCCGCGGTCCCGGACGTGACCGCCGGCGAGCCGGGCCGCGAATGCGCCCCCAACGCCCAGCACGCCCTCCGCCAGGCCAGGGTCCTCGCCGACAACATCGTGCACACCCTGCGCGGCGAGCCCCTGGAGACGTACGCACACGCCTACGCCGGCTCGGTCGCCTCCCTCGGCCTGCACAAGGGCGTCGCCCACGTCTACGGACGCAAGCTCAAGGGCTACCCCGCCTGGTTCATGCACCGCGCCTACCACCTCAGCCGCGTGCCCACCTTCAACCGCAAGGCGCGCGTGCTCGCCGAATGGACCCTGGCCGGCCTGTTCAAACGGGAGATCGTCTCCCTCGGTTCACTCGAACATCCCCGGGCGGAGTTCGAACTCGCGGCCGGTGGAAAACCTTCCCAAGACCCCCCGGACAACCCGAAGGGGTCGTCCTGA